A single window of Vibrio stylophorae DNA harbors:
- the rpoC gene encoding DNA-directed RNA polymerase subunit beta': MKDLLQFLKKQNQTEEFDAIKIGLASPDMIRSWSFGEVKKPETINYRTFRPERDGLFCSRIFGPVKDYECLCGKYKRLKHRGVICEKCGVEVTQSKVRRERMGHIELASPVAHIWFLKSLPSRIGLLLDMPLRDIERILYFESYVVTSAGMTNLESRQMLTEEQYLDALEEWGDEFDAKMGAEAVKALLADMDLVQQIEEMREELQTTNSETKRKKITKRLKLVEAFVQSGNNPEWMILTVLPVLPPDLRPLVPLDGGRFATSDLNDLYRRVINRNNRLKRLLDLAAPDIIVRNEKRMLQESVDALLDNGRRGRAITGSNKRPLKSLADMIKGKQGRFRQNLLGKRVDYSGRSVITVGPYLRLHQCGLPKKMALELFKPFIYGKLELRGLATTIKAAKKMVEREEAVVWDILDEVIREHPVMLNRAPTLHRLGIQAFEPILIEGKAIQLHPLVCAAYNADFDGDQMAVHLPLTLEAQLEARALMMSTNNILSPASGEPIIVPSQDVVLGLYYMTRDKINAKGEGMVLEGSKEAEKAYRTGCAELHARVKVRITQTLIDEDGNRSEHTGLIDTTVGRAMLWAIAPKGMPYSLFNQKLGKKQISKLINECYRTLGLKDTVIFADQIMYTGFAYAALSGASVGIDDMVIPDAKYTKIAEAEEEVAQIQEQFQSGLVTAGERYNKVIDIWATTNDQVAKEMMRNLSSETVINRHGEEEEQESFNSVYMMADSGARGSAAQIRQLAGMRGLMAKPDGSIIETPITANFREGLNVLQYFISTHGARKGLADTALKTANSGYLTRRLVDVAQDVVITSHDCGTHEGMTIMPLIEGGEVKEPLRERVLGRVVAEDVLHPLSGEVIAPRNTLLDEKWCDILDENSIDVVKVRSVVTCENDFGCCSSCYGRDLARGHMVNQGEAVGVIAAQSIGEPGTQLTMRTFHIGGAASRAAAENSIQVKNAGTVKLHNAKFVVNNAGKLVITSRAAEMTIIDEFGRTKESYKVPYGSILGKGDSDSVEAGQIVANWDPHTMPIITEVAGRVQFIDMIDGVTVQRQTDELTGLSSIVVLDPAERVTAGKDMRPAVKLVDADGKDVMIPGTDQPAQYFMPGKAIVQLTDNVEVGIGDTLARIPQESGGTKDITGGLPRVADLFEARKPKEPAILAEISGTVSFGKETKGKKRLVITPAEGPVYEEMIHKWRQLNVFEGEQVERGDVIADGPETPHDILRLRGVHAVSEYIVNEVQEVYRLQGVKINDKHIETIIRQMLRKVTIVEAGDSEFLPGEQAEYSRVTIANRKLVADGKAPATFERDLLGITKASLATESFISAASFQETTRVLTEAAVSGKRDELRGLKENVIVGRLIPAGTGFAYHQERQRKREAELESVAPQVDAEQATQDLAALLNAGLGGNHED; this comes from the coding sequence GTGAAAGACTTACTCCAGTTTCTGAAAAAGCAAAACCAGACCGAAGAATTTGATGCGATCAAAATCGGTCTTGCTTCACCAGACATGATCCGTTCATGGTCTTTTGGTGAAGTTAAAAAACCAGAAACCATCAACTATCGTACCTTCCGACCAGAGCGTGACGGCCTTTTCTGTTCACGTATCTTTGGTCCGGTAAAAGATTACGAGTGTCTTTGTGGTAAATATAAGCGCCTCAAGCACCGTGGTGTGATCTGTGAAAAATGTGGCGTTGAAGTAACGCAAAGCAAAGTGCGCCGTGAGCGCATGGGTCACATTGAACTTGCGTCACCAGTTGCCCATATCTGGTTCCTAAAATCGCTTCCATCTCGTATCGGTCTACTTCTAGATATGCCGCTACGTGATATTGAGCGTATTCTTTATTTTGAATCTTACGTGGTCACCAGCGCTGGCATGACCAACCTTGAGTCTCGTCAAATGCTGACTGAAGAGCAGTACCTTGACGCACTTGAGGAGTGGGGTGACGAGTTCGATGCCAAGATGGGTGCAGAAGCAGTGAAAGCATTGCTTGCTGACATGGATCTTGTGCAACAAATCGAAGAGATGCGTGAAGAACTACAAACCACCAACTCTGAGACCAAGCGTAAGAAGATCACCAAGCGTCTGAAATTGGTTGAGGCATTCGTTCAATCTGGTAACAACCCAGAGTGGATGATTCTGACTGTATTGCCAGTTCTGCCACCTGATCTACGTCCACTAGTACCACTAGATGGCGGTCGCTTTGCGACTTCAGATCTAAACGACCTATACCGTCGTGTGATCAACCGTAACAACCGTTTGAAACGTCTGCTAGACCTAGCTGCACCAGACATCATCGTACGTAACGAAAAACGTATGCTGCAAGAGTCTGTGGATGCGCTATTGGATAACGGTCGTCGCGGTCGTGCGATCACAGGTTCAAACAAACGTCCTCTGAAATCTTTGGCAGATATGATCAAAGGTAAACAAGGTCGTTTCCGTCAGAACTTGCTTGGTAAGCGTGTAGACTACTCTGGCCGTTCGGTTATCACCGTAGGTCCATACTTGCGTCTACATCAGTGTGGTCTTCCTAAGAAGATGGCACTTGAGCTATTCAAACCATTTATTTACGGCAAGCTTGAGCTTCGTGGTCTAGCGACCACCATCAAAGCTGCGAAGAAGATGGTTGAACGTGAAGAAGCCGTGGTTTGGGATATCCTGGATGAAGTCATTCGTGAACACCCAGTGATGCTGAACCGTGCGCCGACCCTTCACCGTTTGGGTATCCAAGCATTTGAACCAATCCTAATCGAAGGTAAAGCGATTCAGTTGCACCCACTTGTGTGTGCGGCATATAACGCCGACTTCGATGGTGACCAGATGGCGGTTCACTTGCCATTGACGCTAGAAGCGCAGCTTGAAGCGCGTGCGTTGATGATGTCAACTAACAACATTCTTTCGCCAGCATCTGGTGAGCCAATCATCGTACCTTCTCAGGACGTTGTTTTGGGTCTGTACTACATGACCCGCGATAAAATCAACGCCAAAGGCGAAGGCATGGTGCTTGAAGGCTCTAAAGAAGCAGAGAAAGCTTACCGTACTGGCTGCGCAGAATTGCACGCACGCGTTAAAGTTCGTATTACACAAACTTTGATCGACGAAGATGGCAACCGCAGCGAGCACACCGGCCTGATTGATACGACTGTGGGTCGTGCAATGCTTTGGGCAATTGCACCAAAAGGCATGCCTTACTCACTATTCAACCAGAAGCTTGGTAAGAAGCAAATTTCTAAGCTGATCAACGAGTGTTACCGTACCCTTGGTCTGAAAGATACTGTTATCTTCGCTGACCAAATCATGTACACAGGTTTCGCATACGCAGCCCTATCTGGTGCCTCTGTAGGTATCGACGATATGGTGATTCCAGATGCGAAATACACCAAGATCGCTGAAGCTGAAGAAGAAGTAGCGCAAATCCAGGAACAATTCCAATCTGGTCTTGTAACTGCAGGCGAACGTTACAACAAAGTGATCGATATCTGGGCAACCACCAACGATCAAGTAGCGAAAGAGATGATGCGCAACCTTTCTTCTGAAACTGTGATTAACCGTCACGGCGAAGAAGAAGAGCAAGAATCATTCAACAGCGTTTACATGATGGCCGACTCCGGTGCGCGTGGTTCTGCTGCACAGATTCGTCAGCTAGCAGGTATGCGTGGTCTGATGGCTAAGCCAGATGGCTCAATCATCGAAACACCGATCACAGCGAACTTCCGCGAAGGTCTAAACGTACTTCAGTACTTCATCTCAACGCACGGTGCGCGTAAAGGTCTTGCCGATACCGCATTGAAGACAGCGAACTCAGGTTACTTGACTCGTCGTCTAGTTGACGTGGCACAAGACGTGGTGATTACTAGCCATGACTGTGGTACCCACGAAGGTATGACCATCATGCCTTTGATCGAAGGCGGCGAAGTGAAAGAGCCACTACGTGAACGCGTATTGGGTCGTGTTGTTGCTGAGGATGTTCTACACCCACTATCAGGTGAAGTGATTGCGCCACGCAATACGCTACTTGATGAGAAATGGTGTGACATTCTTGACGAGAACTCAATCGACGTTGTGAAGGTACGTTCTGTTGTTACTTGTGAAAACGACTTCGGTTGTTGCTCAAGCTGTTACGGTCGTGACCTAGCACGCGGTCATATGGTGAACCAAGGTGAAGCTGTTGGTGTTATTGCAGCACAGTCAATCGGTGAACCAGGTACACAGTTGACCATGCGTACGTTCCACATCGGTGGTGCGGCATCTCGTGCGGCAGCAGAAAACAGCATTCAAGTGAAGAACGCAGGTACTGTGAAGCTACACAACGCGAAATTCGTTGTGAACAACGCTGGCAAGCTTGTAATCACTTCTCGTGCAGCTGAAATGACCATCATTGATGAGTTTGGCCGTACCAAAGAAAGCTATAAAGTACCTTACGGTTCGATCCTAGGTAAAGGCGATAGCGACAGCGTTGAAGCGGGTCAAATCGTTGCAAACTGGGATCCACACACCATGCCAATCATCACTGAAGTGGCGGGTCGTGTGCAGTTCATCGATATGATCGATGGCGTAACGGTTCAGCGTCAAACTGATGAACTTACTGGCCTATCTTCAATCGTTGTTCTAGACCCAGCTGAACGTGTAACTGCTGGTAAAGATATGCGTCCTGCGGTGAAACTTGTTGATGCTGATGGCAAAGACGTGATGATCCCGGGTACAGATCAACCAGCGCAATACTTCATGCCAGGTAAAGCGATTGTTCAGCTAACTGACAACGTTGAAGTTGGTATTGGTGACACCCTAGCACGTATTCCTCAGGAATCAGGCGGTACTAAGGATATCACCGGTGGTCTACCTCGCGTAGCCGACCTATTTGAAGCGCGTAAGCCAAAAGAGCCTGCAATCCTTGCTGAAATCTCAGGTACTGTGAGCTTCGGTAAAGAGACCAAAGGTAAGAAACGTTTGGTGATCACGCCTGCAGAAGGTCCAGTATACGAAGAGATGATCCACAAGTGGCGTCAGCTGAACGTCTTTGAAGGCGAGCAAGTTGAACGTGGCGATGTGATCGCGGACGGTCCAGAAACTCCACATGACATTCTACGTCTACGTGGCGTGCACGCTGTATCTGAATACATCGTGAACGAAGTTCAGGAAGTTTACCGACTCCAAGGCGTTAAGATTAACGATAAGCACATCGAAACCATCATTCGTCAGATGCTACGTAAAGTGACTATCGTTGAAGCGGGTGACTCTGAGTTCCTACCTGGTGAACAGGCAGAATACTCACGTGTAACCATCGCTAACCGTAAGCTAGTTGCTGATGGCAAAGCGCCTGCGACCTTTGAACGTGACCTATTGGGTATCACCAAAGCGTCTCTTGCGACTGAGTCCTTCATCTCTGCGGCATCGTTCCAGGAAACCACTCGCGTTCTTACAGAAGCAGCGGTATCTGGTAAGCGTGATGAGCTACGTGGTCTGAAAGAAAACGTAATCGTGGGTCGTTTGATCCCAGCGGGTACTGGTTTCGCATACCACCAAGAGCGTCAACGTAAGCGTGAAGCTGAGCTTGAATCTGTAGCACCACAAGTGGATGCAGAGCAAGCAACCCAAGACCTAGCGGCACTATTGAACGCTGGTCTAGGTGGCAACCACGAAGACTAA
- the rsd gene encoding sigma D regulator, whose amino-acid sequence MLTKLQKTQEQWAGASDVIDHWLDIRQKLLIEYCKLSGLPPFKSNVNHLPTPAELQNFCQELVDYISAGHFRIYDMVMDQWRRSGYSPTDEINQAYFHITETTEPLLSFSDKYGDVDPNDELIKLDADLSRVGEIMEIRFAREDHLIQLIADSLAVPPGA is encoded by the coding sequence ATGCTGACAAAACTCCAGAAGACTCAAGAACAATGGGCTGGCGCTAGTGACGTCATCGATCACTGGCTGGATATTCGACAGAAATTGCTGATCGAATACTGCAAATTATCGGGTCTTCCCCCCTTCAAATCGAACGTCAATCATCTCCCCACCCCTGCCGAATTGCAAAATTTTTGCCAAGAGCTCGTCGATTATATTTCAGCGGGACATTTCCGCATCTACGATATGGTGATGGATCAGTGGCGCCGCAGTGGGTACTCACCGACCGATGAGATTAATCAGGCCTATTTTCATATCACCGAAACCACTGAGCCCTTACTCAGTTTTAGTGATAAGTATGGCGATGTTGATCCGAATGATGAACTCATCAAGCTCGATGCCGACTTGTCTCGTGTTGGAGAAATTATGGAGATTCGCTTTGCGCGAGAAGATCATTTGATTCAGCTCATTGCTGATAGTTTGGCGGTACCACCAGGCGCTTAA
- the nudC gene encoding NAD(+) diphosphatase, whose product MLKFEPSQQCWCCFVQQRAIHLPQGQLPQMSWQQAQQISSQWRQIGEFAGQPVLWLETKNDQSREYHSLRDLLNAPAELFNLAGKATQLSHMCQNMAYCGVCGGQNALHEAQLAMQCQSCQQIHYPQISPCIIVAVRKDETILLAQHPRHKTGLYTVIAGFVETGETIEQCVAREVFEETGIEVTNVRYFASQPWPFPSNIMLAYLADYRAGEINPDYSELTDAAWFKADELPLVAPPGTIARALIDHTLDAIKADHA is encoded by the coding sequence GTGCTGAAATTTGAACCATCTCAACAATGTTGGTGTTGCTTTGTACAACAGCGCGCAATTCATCTGCCACAGGGACAATTACCACAGATGAGTTGGCAGCAAGCGCAGCAAATAAGCTCGCAGTGGCGACAAATTGGTGAGTTTGCCGGTCAGCCCGTGTTGTGGCTTGAGACGAAAAATGACCAAAGCCGTGAATATCACAGTCTGCGCGATTTACTCAATGCACCAGCTGAACTATTTAATCTGGCAGGCAAGGCCACACAGCTGAGTCATATGTGCCAGAACATGGCTTATTGCGGTGTGTGTGGTGGGCAGAACGCCTTGCATGAAGCGCAATTGGCGATGCAGTGCCAATCTTGTCAGCAGATTCATTACCCGCAAATCTCCCCCTGCATTATTGTTGCTGTTCGCAAGGATGAGACAATTTTGCTCGCTCAGCATCCACGTCATAAAACAGGTTTGTATACCGTAATCGCAGGTTTTGTTGAAACAGGGGAAACCATTGAGCAATGTGTCGCACGTGAGGTTTTTGAGGAAACCGGTATTGAGGTGACCAATGTGCGCTACTTCGCCAGTCAGCCTTGGCCATTCCCATCCAACATCATGCTCGCCTACCTTGCGGATTATCGCGCTGGTGAGATCAATCCAGACTATTCTGAATTAACCGATGCCGCTTGGTTTAAAGCGGATGAATTGCCGCTGGTGGCACCTCCAGGAACCATTGCTCGCGCTTTGATTGATCATACGCTTGACGCGATCAAAGCGGATCATGCCTAG
- the hemE gene encoding uroporphyrinogen decarboxylase: MSALQNDRYLRALLKQPVDATPVWMMRQAGRYLPEYRALRAEAGSFMNLCQNPELASEVTLQPLRRFDLDAAILFSDILTIPDAMGLGLRFETGEGPKFDRPITCKADVEKIGVPDPEGELQYVMNAVRQIRKDLQGQVPLIGFSGSPWTLATYMVEGGSSKAFTKIKGMMYSEPATLHLLLDLLANSVTQYLNAQIKAGAQSVMIFDTWGGVLTPRDYREFSLQYMHKIVDGLIRENEGRRVPVTLFTKNGGMWLEAIADTGCDAVGLDWTIEMADAKARIGDRVALQGNMDPSMLYASAERIEQEVAHILAGFGQGSGHVFNLGHGIHLDVPPENAKVFVDAVHRLSQPYHTR, translated from the coding sequence ATGAGTGCATTACAAAATGATCGTTACCTGCGCGCTTTGCTCAAGCAGCCAGTCGATGCCACCCCCGTTTGGATGATGCGTCAAGCCGGGCGTTATTTGCCTGAATATCGTGCGCTGCGTGCTGAAGCAGGCAGCTTTATGAACCTTTGCCAAAATCCTGAATTGGCTTCAGAAGTCACTTTGCAGCCATTGCGCCGCTTTGACTTGGATGCCGCGATCCTATTTTCGGATATTTTGACCATTCCCGACGCCATGGGTTTAGGTTTGCGTTTTGAAACGGGTGAAGGGCCAAAATTTGATCGCCCAATTACCTGTAAAGCAGATGTTGAGAAGATCGGCGTGCCAGATCCAGAAGGCGAATTGCAATATGTAATGAATGCCGTGCGTCAAATTCGCAAGGATCTACAGGGCCAAGTGCCGCTGATCGGTTTTTCTGGTAGCCCTTGGACGCTGGCCACTTATATGGTGGAAGGTGGTAGCTCCAAAGCCTTTACCAAGATCAAAGGGATGATGTACAGCGAGCCTGCGACCTTGCATCTTTTGCTGGATCTGTTGGCCAATAGCGTGACGCAATATTTGAACGCGCAAATCAAAGCTGGCGCGCAATCTGTGATGATCTTTGATACTTGGGGCGGGGTGCTGACCCCACGTGACTACCGTGAATTCTCTTTGCAATACATGCACAAAATTGTCGATGGTTTGATTCGAGAAAATGAAGGCCGCCGTGTGCCGGTGACCCTCTTTACCAAAAATGGCGGCATGTGGTTAGAAGCCATTGCTGACACAGGTTGTGATGCCGTGGGCTTGGATTGGACTATTGAAATGGCCGATGCCAAAGCTCGCATTGGCGATCGCGTGGCACTGCAAGGCAATATGGATCCATCCATGCTCTATGCCTCTGCTGAGCGTATCGAGCAGGAAGTGGCGCACATTTTGGCAGGCTTTGGTCAAGGTTCAGGCCATGTCTTTAACTTGGGTCATGGTATCCATTTGGATGTGCCACCAGAGAATGCAAAAGTGTTTGTTGATGCGGTGCACCGTCTCAGCCAGCCTTATCACACTCGTTAA
- a CDS encoding YjaG family protein — MIKNPLHLRLERFVPWQQITFMAALCERMYPNFAVYCEEDEALSAHPYRVVLDAVWELLTVKSAKINWERQLERLEEVIPTPTEDSPYLAYPALDACVALSTLLHGLLDRDELFESMIRISALSVQTVAQLETAQTGVEITEENAKACEAVCQEWDVQWAIFRPLIEAEERDIDLIRDLRHELREDGYSNIGLHI, encoded by the coding sequence ATGATTAAAAACCCGCTTCATCTGCGTTTGGAACGTTTTGTGCCATGGCAGCAGATTACTTTTATGGCCGCCCTGTGCGAGCGTATGTATCCAAACTTTGCAGTTTACTGTGAAGAAGATGAAGCGCTTAGCGCTCACCCCTATCGTGTGGTGCTTGATGCGGTTTGGGAATTACTGACAGTAAAAAGTGCGAAGATCAACTGGGAGCGTCAGCTGGAGCGTTTGGAAGAGGTGATTCCAACGCCAACTGAAGACTCGCCATACTTGGCCTATCCAGCCTTGGATGCCTGTGTCGCACTATCGACCTTACTGCATGGCCTACTGGATCGTGATGAGCTGTTTGAATCTATGATTCGCATTAGTGCGCTGTCTGTGCAAACGGTAGCGCAACTAGAAACAGCGCAAACTGGCGTTGAGATCACCGAAGAAAACGCTAAGGCTTGTGAAGCTGTGTGCCAAGAGTGGGATGTGCAGTGGGCGATTTTCCGTCCGCTGATCGAAGCGGAAGAGCGTGATATCGATTTGATTCGTGACTTACGCCATGAGTTGCGTGAAGACGGCTATAGCAACATCGGTCTACATATCTAA
- a CDS encoding CNNM domain-containing protein: protein MLLLAVYITAAIGVSFICSILEAVLLSITPSYIATLRQHQDPAAPKLSKLKADIDRPLASILTLNTIAHTAGAAGAGAQASTVFGSEWLGLFSAILTLGILFLSEILPKTIGATYWRQLAPWTARMLEIMVWCLRPFVWLSEQVTSRLSRGKQDPKLRDELSAMALMASETGELAEDESRILGNLLMLREVNVTKVMTPRTVLMRVPASQSVDQFLSKNAKTPFSRILVYGDHKDDILGFVHRLEVFAYHHRREGNTPLSELMRPLPVLMKSVSLPRCFDILMKARSQLGLVVDEYGDVQGLVTLEDIFEQLLGQEIVDEADRITDMQKLAHKRWAMWQQTHGLRISDDTDLDELDDKANHKADLNVETDATPDTDVTPDKGETENSDDSTGQHDDGQTDTDKQKPSA, encoded by the coding sequence ATGCTGTTATTGGCTGTTTACATCACAGCTGCGATTGGTGTCTCCTTTATCTGCTCTATTTTAGAAGCGGTATTATTGAGCATTACCCCCAGCTATATTGCCACGCTGCGTCAGCATCAAGACCCAGCGGCACCCAAATTAAGCAAACTAAAAGCCGATATTGATCGCCCATTGGCATCGATCCTGACCCTCAATACCATTGCCCATACCGCAGGTGCGGCCGGCGCCGGTGCGCAAGCAAGCACTGTTTTTGGTAGCGAATGGTTGGGCCTATTCTCAGCCATTTTGACTCTGGGTATTTTATTCCTCTCTGAAATCTTGCCAAAAACCATTGGTGCCACCTACTGGCGTCAATTGGCACCATGGACAGCGCGCATGCTAGAAATCATGGTGTGGTGCCTGCGCCCATTTGTTTGGTTATCAGAGCAAGTGACCTCTCGCCTATCTCGTGGCAAACAAGATCCAAAACTGCGTGATGAACTCTCAGCTATGGCACTGATGGCCAGCGAGACTGGTGAGTTAGCGGAAGATGAATCGCGTATTCTTGGCAACCTATTGATGCTGCGTGAGGTCAATGTCACCAAGGTCATGACCCCACGTACCGTATTGATGCGTGTGCCGGCCAGCCAAAGTGTGGATCAGTTCCTCAGCAAAAATGCCAAAACGCCATTCTCACGTATTTTGGTATACGGCGATCACAAGGATGATATTTTGGGCTTTGTGCACCGCTTGGAAGTGTTCGCTTACCATCATCGCCGTGAAGGCAACACACCGCTCTCTGAGCTGATGCGCCCGCTACCCGTGCTGATGAAATCAGTCAGCTTGCCACGCTGCTTTGATATTTTGATGAAAGCGCGCTCTCAGCTTGGCCTTGTGGTCGATGAGTATGGTGACGTGCAAGGTTTGGTGACCCTTGAAGATATCTTTGAGCAGCTGCTTGGCCAAGAGATTGTCGATGAGGCTGATCGCATCACGGATATGCAAAAACTCGCGCACAAACGCTGGGCAATGTGGCAACAAACCCATGGCTTACGCATTAGCGATGACACCGACCTCGACGAGCTTGATGACAAAGCAAATCACAAAGCCGATCTCAATGTTGAAACTGATGCAACGCCAGACACTGATGTAACGCCTGACAAAGGTGAGACAGAAAACAGCGATGACAGCACCGGTCAACATGATGATGGGCAAACTGACACTGACAAGCAAAAACCATCGGCTTAA
- the hupA gene encoding nucleoid-associated protein HU-alpha produces the protein MNKTQLIDVIAEQADLTKAQAKAALEAMLGGVTESLKSGDPVQLIGFGTFKVNHRAARTGRNPQTGKEIQIAAANVPAFVAGKALKDSVK, from the coding sequence ATGAACAAGACTCAACTGATTGATGTAATCGCTGAACAAGCAGATCTAACCAAAGCTCAAGCGAAAGCTGCTCTAGAAGCAATGCTTGGCGGCGTAACAGAGTCACTAAAATCTGGCGACCCTGTACAGCTCATCGGTTTTGGTACGTTTAAAGTGAACCACCGTGCAGCGCGCACTGGTCGTAACCCACAAACGGGCAAAGAGATCCAAATTGCTGCTGCAAACGTTCCTGCATTCGTTGCTGGTAAAGCACTGAAAGACTCAGTGAAATAA
- a CDS encoding DUF1481 domain-containing protein, with translation MNRILPLLFSLFFLTSCAGWQGAATSQVSQRTMSYAKSQSDGLHLYWLRTQMRKPQQLFERVLLSQGGQYQSEYRWQDGVLREVQREGVIGSGEQAQTMRLHIRFGSEGQPLYQRYQRGDSVMPLSEAELLQVRDYAEMLVAWLQEQPSGDRLIQGYITPQSFAPCGADRSWPWQSEFLPQQALSETPQFVLALGHKRIQDYQINQWLYQAAHGDCFYEPTWQKQ, from the coding sequence ATGAATCGAATTCTTCCTCTCCTTTTCTCTCTGTTCTTTTTAACAAGCTGTGCCGGATGGCAGGGCGCTGCAACCTCGCAAGTTTCACAACGCACCATGAGTTATGCCAAGTCTCAGTCTGATGGCCTGCATCTCTATTGGCTGCGCACCCAAATGCGTAAACCACAGCAGTTGTTTGAACGCGTGCTATTGAGCCAAGGCGGCCAATATCAAAGTGAATATCGTTGGCAAGACGGGGTGCTTCGAGAAGTACAGCGAGAAGGGGTGATTGGCTCAGGTGAACAAGCGCAAACTATGCGTTTGCATATTCGCTTTGGCAGTGAAGGTCAGCCTTTGTATCAGCGCTATCAACGCGGTGATAGCGTGATGCCTTTATCTGAAGCTGAATTGCTGCAAGTTCGCGATTATGCCGAGATGCTGGTGGCTTGGCTACAGGAGCAGCCCAGTGGCGATCGCTTGATTCAAGGCTATATCACGCCACAGAGTTTTGCGCCTTGCGGTGCTGATCGTTCATGGCCATGGCAATCTGAATTCTTGCCGCAACAGGCGCTTTCAGAAACGCCGCAGTTTGTTTTGGCGCTGGGCCATAAACGCATTCAAGACTACCAAATCAATCAATGGCTCTATCAAGCGGCGCATGGCGATTGTTTTTATGAGCCAACTTGGCAAAAGCAATAG
- the purD gene encoding phosphoribosylamine--glycine ligase has product MKVLIIGSGGREHALAWKVAQSAKVSQIFVAPGNAGSALEAKVENVAIGAEDVPALLAFAKDNTIDLTIVGPEAPLVIGVVDAFQAAGLAIFGPSQGAAQLEGSKAFTKDFLARHQIPTADYQNFTEIEPALAYLREKGAPIVVKADGLAAGKGVIVAMTLEEAEAAVQDMLAGNAFGEAGHRVVIEEFLTGEEASFIVMVDGENVLPMATSQDHKRVGDGDTGLNTGGMGAYSPAPVVTDEIHQRVMQEVIYPTVRGMAAEGHPYTGFLYAGLMIDAAGTPKVIEYNCRFGDPETQPIMMRMQSDLVDLCLAALDGKLDQMDSQWDPRAAIGVVLAAGGYPGDYNKGDVIQLPLSESNSAKVFHAGTSNNAQGQVVTNGGRVLCATALGNTVTEAQQAAYALAQQISWDGMFYRNDIGYRAIAREQALVEA; this is encoded by the coding sequence ATGAAAGTACTGATTATCGGCTCTGGTGGCCGTGAGCACGCACTGGCATGGAAAGTTGCCCAATCGGCAAAAGTGAGCCAAATTTTCGTAGCGCCCGGTAATGCCGGCAGCGCGCTTGAAGCCAAGGTGGAAAATGTCGCCATTGGCGCAGAAGATGTCCCCGCCCTCCTTGCCTTTGCCAAAGACAATACCATCGATCTCACCATCGTTGGCCCAGAAGCACCTTTGGTGATTGGCGTGGTTGATGCGTTCCAAGCGGCAGGTTTAGCGATTTTCGGTCCAAGCCAAGGCGCAGCGCAGCTTGAAGGCTCAAAAGCCTTTACCAAGGATTTTCTCGCCCGTCATCAAATCCCAACAGCGGATTATCAGAACTTCACCGAAATCGAGCCTGCGTTGGCTTATCTTCGTGAAAAAGGCGCACCAATTGTGGTCAAAGCCGACGGTTTGGCCGCCGGTAAAGGCGTGATCGTCGCCATGACGCTTGAAGAAGCGGAAGCTGCTGTACAAGACATGCTAGCAGGTAACGCCTTTGGTGAAGCCGGCCATCGCGTGGTGATTGAAGAGTTCCTCACCGGTGAAGAAGCCAGCTTTATCGTCATGGTTGACGGTGAAAACGTGCTGCCAATGGCCACCAGCCAAGACCACAAACGTGTAGGTGATGGTGACACCGGCCTCAACACCGGCGGCATGGGCGCATATAGCCCAGCACCAGTAGTGACTGATGAAATCCACCAGCGTGTGATGCAAGAGGTGATCTACCCAACTGTACGCGGTATGGCAGCTGAAGGTCATCCTTACACTGGATTTTTGTACGCAGGTTTGATGATTGATGCTGCGGGCACACCAAAAGTCATCGAATACAACTGCCGCTTTGGCGATCCAGAAACCCAACCGATCATGATGCGCATGCAATCGGATCTGGTTGATCTGTGCCTAGCAGCCCTTGATGGCAAGCTGGATCAAATGGATTCTCAGTGGGACCCACGCGCAGCCATCGGTGTGGTACTTGCAGCGGGTGGTTATCCTGGCGATTACAACAAAGGCGATGTTATTCAATTGCCTTTAAGCGAATCAAACAGCGCTAAGGTGTTCCATGCTGGCACCAGCAATAATGCTCAGGGGCAAGTGGTCACGAATGGTGGTCGCGTACTGTGCGCCACAGCGCTTGGCAATACAGTCACCGAAGCGCAGCAAGCCGCCTACGCACTGGCGCAGCAAATTAGCTGGGATGGCATGTTCTATCGCAACGACATTGGCTATCGTGCCATTGCCCGTGAACAAGCTCTGGTTGAAGCTTAA